The following are encoded together in the Scomber japonicus isolate fScoJap1 chromosome 20, fScoJap1.pri, whole genome shotgun sequence genome:
- the pelo gene encoding protein pelota homolog, whose protein sequence is MKLLHKDIEKDNAGQVTLMPEEAEDMWHTYNLLQVGDSLRASTIRKVQTESATGSVGSSRVRTTLTLCVETIDFDSQACQLRVKGTNLEENQYVKMGAYHTIELELNRKFTLAKKSWDSVVLDRIDQACDATQKADVAAVVMQEGLANLVLVTPAMTLLRAKVEVTIPRKRRGSCTQHEKALERFYEAVMQAILRHINFDVVKCMLVASPGFVKDQFIAYIFKEAVRQDNKILLENRPKFMLVHSSSGHKYSLKEILSDPTVTNRLSDTKAAGEVKALEDFYKMLQHEPDRAFYGLAHVEKAAEALAIDTLLISDKLFRHQEVPTRARYVRLVDNVRDNGGNVRIFSSLHVSGEQLTQLSGVAAILRFPIADLSETEDDNSSDDD, encoded by the exons ATGAAGCTACTCCACAAAGACATAGAAAAAGATAATGCCGG TCAGGTGACTCTGATgccagaggaggcagaggacaTGTGGCACACCTACAATCTGCTGCAAGTGGGGGACAGCTTGAGAGCCTCCACTATCAG GAAGGTGCAGACAGAGTCCGCTACTGGAAGTGTGGGCAGCTCCAGAGTTCGAACTACTCTCACTTTATGCGTGGAGACTATCGACTTTGACTCCCAGGCATGCCAACTGAGAGTAAAGGGCACAAACCTAGAGGAGAACCAGTATGTCAAG ATGGGGGCTTACCACACTATTGAGTTGGAGCTCAACAGGAAGTTCACTCTTGCCAAAAAGAGCTGGGACAGTGTTGTGCTGGATAGAATCG ATCAGGCCTGTGATGCAACCCAGAAGGCAGATGTGGCAGCTGTGGTGATGCAGGAGGGTCTGGCCAACCTGGTGTTGGTGACCCCTGCCATGACACTGCTTCGTGCTAAAGTGGAAGTCACCATTCCTCGCAAAAGAAGGGGAAGCTGCACCCAGCATGAAAAG GCACTAGAGAGGTTCTATGAGGCTGTGATGCAGGCAATACTTCGCCACATCAATTTTGATG TGGTGAAGTGCATGTTGGTGGCCAGTCCAGGGTTTGTGAAGGACCAGTTTATCGCATACATCTTTAAAGAGGCGGTGCGACAGGACAACAAGATCCTACTGGAGAATCGGCCCAAATTCATGCTGGTCCACTCGTCATCGGGTCATAAGTACTCACTCAAAG AAATCCTCTCTGATCCCACTGTGACAAACAGGCTGTCTGACACCAAG GCAGCAGGAGAGGTGAAAGCCCTGGAAGACTTCTATAAGATGCTGCAGCATGAGCCTGACAGAGCCTTCTATGG ACTGGCCCATGTGGAGAAAGCTGCTGAAGCCCTCGCCATTGACACCTTGTTGATAAGTGATAAGCTGTTCAG GCATCAGGAAGTCCCTACGAGGGCTCGTTATGTTCGGTTGGTGGACAACGTGAGAGACAATGGAGGCAACGTCAG AATATTTTCAAGCCTTCACGTGTCTGGTGAAC AACTGACACAGCTGAGTGGAGTGGCAGCCATCTTGCGGTTTCCCATTGCTGACCTATCAGAAACCGAGGACGATAACAGCTCAGACGATGACTGA
- the cmn gene encoding calymmin — MSQFVLPAYGRNGYNGYGAQPMGGYNGGYGHAGFGLGPRFGNGGMKGPKQGYGTVAGVPNGQGAKPNGYGGIPNGYGAKPNGYGGNRGGSMKPQPGYGNGAVPNGYGAKPNGYGAAAGAGAPNGYAAKPNGHGVKNGAAPAGYGSKPNGYGGPSTGSKPQTTKGVGAVPPGQGAKTLGNGYGMVPNGKGIKGASVPNGKGPKGEVPTPEQPSAAPVEDVVPQQAITPGVVPAAPEPTSGILVMVTQEKYQKLPSPVPQGKSYKPAPVIPQATPEPLPVLPQGQDPTPAPEPAPEPTPEPAFINTKGKSPKAVTSGPAPLVPQSNPAPEPEVVIPEGKYPELEP; from the exons ATGTCTCAATTTGTTCTTCCAGCATATGGCAGAAATGGTTATAATGGTTATGGAGCTCAACCAATGGGAG GCTACAATGGCGGTTATGGCCATGCAGGCTTTGGTCTGGGACCTCGTTTTGGAAACGGAGGAATGAAGGGACCGAAGCAAG GCTACGGTACTGTGGCTGGTGTGCCCAATGGACAAGGTGCAAAACCCAATG gGTATGGTGGTATTCCAAATGGATATGGTGCCAAACCCAATG GATATGGAGGCAACAGAGGAGGTTCTATGAAACCCCAACCAG GTTATGGAAATGGGGCTGTTCCCAATGGATATGGAGCTAAACCCAATG GTTATGGAGCTGCAGCTGGAGCCGGAGCTCCCAATGGATATGCAGCCAAACCCAATG GTCATGGAGTTAAAAATGGAGCTGCACCTGCTGGATATGGAAGTAAACCGAATG GTTACGGAGGACCAAGCACAGGTTCAAAACCTCAAACTACCAAAGGAGTTGGAGCAGTTCCACCCGGTCAAGGTGCGAAAACACTCGGCAATG GTTACGGCATGGTGCCAAATGGGAAGGGCATAAAGGGTGCAAGTGTGCCCAATGGAAAGGGCCCTAAAGGTGAAGTTCCTACTCCTGAGCAGCCGAGTGCAGCACCAGTGGAGGATGTCGTACCTCAGCAAGCAATTACTCCAGGAGTAGTACCTGCTGCCCCAGAGCCAACCAGTGGTATCCTTGTTATGGTAACACAAGAGAAATATCAAAAACTGCCTTCACCTGTGCCACAAGGAAAAAGCTACAAACCAGCGCCAGTAATCCCTCAAGCTACGCCAGAACCGTTGCCAGTGTTACCTCAAGGCCAAGACCCAACACCTGCACCTGAACCCGCACCTGAACCCACACCTGAACCAGCATTCATCAATACAAAGGGCAAGAGTCCGAAGGCAGTCACATCTGGACCTGCACCACTGGTTCCCCAGAGTAACCCAGCACCAGAGCCGGAAGTAGTCATTCCTGAAGGCAAGTACCCTGAATTAGAACCCTAA
- the LOC128381389 gene encoding progestin and adipoQ receptor family member 4-like yields the protein MVLYKGPRLLDFTKTPPHLQFNKYVLTGYRPVSSAQECLRSLFYMHNELGNIYTHGVPFFLFLVLLPYSIPWWDVENVWICVVHYLACLCPTIGSVVYHVFMNHVGGEHVYDSLLSLDMFGVCLVNTLGALPIIYITLLCYPTVQQTALLAYILLSAYGIYCATTARTNVLRLRAFVWQALFRFSLFLFRVYGSGVGSPNSLRLFVIMDSLAVLGGVVNVIQIPERFSPGMFDNWGNSHQIMHVMVICSIIFLHWGTLEDLDWIKNYQCAVE from the exons ATGGTGCTTTACAAGGGGCCGCGGCTGTTGGACTTTACAAAGACCCCTCCACATCTTCAGTTCAACAAATATGTCCTGACGGGTTACCGGCCCGTGTCGAGTGCTCAGGAGTGCCTCAGGAGCCTCTTTTACATGCACAATGAGCTGGggaacatttacacacatg gcgtccctttcttcctttttttggtGCTACTGCCTTATAGTATCCCGTGGTGGGATGTTGAGAACGTCTGGATCTGTGTGGTCCACTACCTGGCCTGCCTCTGCCCCACCATAGGTTCAGTGGTCTATCATGTGTTCATGAACCATGTGGGAGGGGAACATGTGTACGATTCCTTGCTGTCCCTGGACATGTTTGGGGTCTGCCTGGTTAACACTCTGG GTGCGCTACCCATCATCTACATCACCCTTCTTTGCTACCCAACCGTGCAACAGACTGCCTTGCTGGCCTACATTCTCCTGTCAGCCTACGGCATCTACTGTGCCACTACAGCCCGCACTAATGTCCTGCGCCTACGGGCTTTTGTCTGGCAAGCCCTGTTCCGCTTCAGCCTCTTCCTGTTTCGGGTGTACGGCAGTGGGGTGGGCAGCCCAAACTCACTGCGCCTCTTTGTCATCATGGACTCTTTGGCTGTTTTGGGAGGGGTGGTCAATGTCATTCAGATCCCTGAGCGATTTAGCCCGGGCATGTTTGACAACTGGGGCAACAGCCACCAGATTATGCATGTCATGGTTATTTGCTCGATTATCTTCCTCCACTGGGGCACACTGGAGGATTTAGACTGGATTAAGAACTACCAGTGTGCTGTTGAGTGA